The following proteins come from a genomic window of Lolium rigidum isolate FL_2022 chromosome 5, APGP_CSIRO_Lrig_0.1, whole genome shotgun sequence:
- the LOC124657376 gene encoding putative F-box protein At2g02030: MDHRRRRPEKRRRIITPPPAAGIALPDDLLFMEVLVRLPAKCLLRFKSVCRSWCVGMADAGFVRRHRDFSRASSPSMLLIGRKSSTEDEEEPYGDITFYRLRLGQTPGKSKVKAELLLEKACPLEAAISPTHCDGLVAIVTATDQVFVCNPATNELVALPFGSPNVENTKFPSGAIGFDRWRNQYVVARYFYRRRCYDDESGGKLDYDIGHEIFTLGGESWELTADPPHAIGGTRPVYTGDAFYWACDEDEHPRPSSLLRFSLRHRTFDMVPCPPNFGYHAALDHLAELDGKLCYVNNGASLTTFDVWQLADDGGTGPAQWSLRCRIDPGDDDECFGSYGFLPLWATGGRMLVMVSDETLYWCDEKSQGVEEVVDLEEALDLEEGNYVRHVVPYRESLVSIRNFTVEGHHS, translated from the coding sequence ATGGATCATCGGCGGCGACGCCCGGAGAAACGCCGCAGGATAATAACGCCTCCTCCGGCTGCCGGCATCGCCCTCCCCGACGACCTGCTTTTCATGGAAGTCTTGGTGCGCCTCCCTGCAAAATGCCTCCTGCGCTTCAAATCTGTCTGCCGCTCCTGGTGCGTCGGCATGGCGGACGCCGGCTTCGTCCGCCGCCACCGTGATTTCTCCCGCGCGAGTTCGCCGTCAATGCTCCTCATCGGGCGCAAGAGTTCcaccgaagacgaagaagaaccCTACGGGGACATCACCTTCTACCGCCTGCGGCTGGGACAGACACCGGGCAAGTCCAAGGTCAAAGCGGAGTTGCTGCTCGAGAAGGCGTGCCCACTGGAAGCGGCGATCTCACCGACGCATTGCGATGGCCTGGTCGCCATCGTAACCGCCACGGATCAGGTGTTTGTGTGCAATCCGGCCACAAATGAGCTCGTCGCGCTGCCGTTCGGCAGCCCGAACGTGGAAAACACAAAGTTTCCATCGGGGGCGATCGGCTTCGACCGGTGGCGAAACCAGTACGTCGTCGCCAGGTACTTCTACCGGCGCCGGTGCTACGACGACGAGTCCGGCGGCAAGCTTGATTACGACATCGGGCACGAGATCTTCACGCTCGGTGGCGAGTCCTGGGAGCTCACCGCGGACCCGCCTCACGCTATCGGCGGCACTCGACCCGTGTACACGGGAGACGCCTTCTACTGGGCGTGCGATGAAGACGAACACCCCCGGCCGAGCTCGCTGCTGCGGTTCAGCCTGCGCCACAGGACGTTCGACATGGTGCCATGTCCTCCTAACTTCGGCTACCACGCTGCCCTCGACCATCTGGCGGAACTAGACGGCAAGCTGTGCTACGTCAACAATGGGGCCTCGTTGACGACCTTTGACGTGTGGCAGCTGGCGGATGACGGCGGGACAGGACCAGCCCAGTGGTCGCTGCGCTGCCGGATCGATCCGGGGGACGACGACGAGTGCTTCGGGAGCTACGGCTTCCTGCCGCTTTGGGCCACCGGGGGCAGGATGCTGGTGATGGTGTCCGACGAGACGCTGTACTGGTGTGACGAGAAGAGCCAAGGTGTGGAGGAAGTGGTGGACCTGGAAGAGGCTCTGGACTTGGAGGAGGGCAATTATGTTCGCCACGTCGTCCCATACAGGGAGAGTCTCGTCTCCATCAGAAACTTCACTGTCGAAGGACATCACTCGTAA